A section of the Lathamus discolor isolate bLatDis1 chromosome 6, bLatDis1.hap1, whole genome shotgun sequence genome encodes:
- the ANKS3 gene encoding ankyrin repeat and SAM domain-containing protein 3 isoform X4, protein MSELSDEASESELLSRSLSMWHGVGQMICWEELDVPLDLHTASSVGQCEVVQECIQRGDLDLNKRNCGGWTPLMYASYIGHDNIVHLLLEAGVNVNIPTPEGQTPLMLASSCGNESVAYFLLQQGAELEMKDIHGWTALFHCTSAGHQQMVKFLLDNGANANCKEPVYGYTPLMEAAASGHEIIVQYLLNHGVKADVRDNTGATARTLAMKYGHTKIVGLIDLHAAPVPKVFCRGPGKYEELSSSDESCSAPQRQRPVRRTKGPSIHDGPQALAKITAVGIGGKKQSRCEQVPPQGYVTFNDDGSCEAENIRNRDVTSPINEQDVESSSSREDNVFFANNLAAGSSSSSECLTKALGVSSEGSLESNEDSDHANSPPSRKQAKSLKIKNRYSNSDSQWTHCPGKPGSSSQHLLLPEPPSYTGPQDLATFLEQIGCLKYLQVFEEQDVDLRIFLTLTESDLKEIGITLFGPKRKMTSAIARWHSNARPPSDALELAYADRLEAEMQELAIQLHKRCEEVEVMKGQVCQEQKLRAVAESCLMERDETWNAIQCQLREAQAITKDAGVLLDQINSSVDRGRDCCGDGAQWRAP, encoded by the exons ATGTCGGAGCTGAGTGATGAAGCTAGTGAGTCAGAGCTGCTGAGCCGCAGTCTTTCCATGTGGCATGGGGTTGGCCAGATGATCTGTTGGGAAGAGCTGGATGTCCCCCTGGACTTGCACACAGCCTCCTCTGTCGGCCAGTGTGAAGTGGTGCAGGAGTGTATTCAGCG tGGAGATCTGGATCTAAATAAGAGGAATTGTGGTGGCTGGACTCCACTGATGTATGCCTCCTATATTGGCCATGACAACATTGTGcatctgctgctggaagcaggagTGAACGTGAACATCCCAACACCAGAAGGGCAGACACCGCTTATGCTTGCCTCCAGCTGTGGAAATGAAAGTGTTGCTTACTTTCTTCTACAG CAAGGTGCAGAGCTGGAGATGAAGGATATCCATGGCTGGACTGCTTTATTTCACTGTACCAGCGCTGGACATCAGCAGATGGTCAAGTTCTTACTGGACAATGGGGCAAATGCCAACTGCAA GGAGCCAGTGTATGGATATACACCTCTGATggaagcagctgcttctggcCATGAGATAATTGTTCAGTACCTTCTCAATCAT GGAGTGAAGGCAGATGTCAGAGATAACACTGGAGCCACAGCACGAACACTGGCCATGAAGTACGGACATACAAAGATTGTGGGGTTGATAGATTTACACGCAGCCCCAGTGCCCAAGGTCTTCTGTAGGGGTCCAG GAAAATATGAAGAGCTGAGTTCCTCAGATGAATCGTGCTCTGCTCCCCAGAGACAGAGACCTGTTCGTCGGACCAAGGGCCCCAGCATCCATGATGGGCCCCAGGCTTTGGCTAAGATAACAGCAGTAGGAATTGGGGGAAAGAAGCAGTCTCGCTGTG AGCAGGTCCCTCCTCAGGGCTACGTCACCTTCAATGATGATGGCAGCTGTGAAGCAGAGAATATCCGGAACAGGGATGTTACCTCTCCAATTAACGAGCAGGAtgtggagagcagcagcagcaggg AGGATAATGTGTTCTTTGCCAACAACTTAGCagccggcagcagcagcagcagtgaatgcCTGACCAAAGCCCTGGGAGTCAGCAGTGAAGGCTCCTTGGAAAGCAATGAG gaCTCTGACCATGCAAACAGTCCCCCTAGTCGGAAACAAGCCAAGAGCTTGAAGATCAAGAACCGCTACAGCAACAGTGATAGCCAGTGGACCCACTGCCCGGGGAAACCTGGGAGCTCTAGTCAGCACCTACTCCTTCCTGAGCCTCCTTCCTATACAGGGCCCCAG GACCTGGCAACATTCCTTGAACAGATCGGGTGCCTGAAGTATCTGCAAGTGTTTGAGGAGCAAGATGTTGACCTTCGGATCTTCCTGACACTCACAGAGAGTGACCTGAAAGAAATAGGCATCAC CCTGTTTGGCCCAAAAAGGAAGATGACTTCCGCCATTGCGCGGTGGCACAGCAATGCTCGGCCGCCCAGTGATGCCCTGGAGCTGGCCTACGCGGATCGCCTGGAGGCAGAGATGCAGGAACTGGCCATTCAGCTGCACAAG aggTGTGAAGAGGTGGAGGTAATGAAGGGCCAGGTGTGCCAGGAGCAGAAGCTGCGTGCAGTGGCTGAGAGTTGTTTGATGGAGCGGGATGAGACCTGGAATGCCATCCAGTGTCAGCTCAGAGAGGCTCAGGCTATCACCAAGGATGCTGGAGTCCTGCTGGATCAGATCAA CTCCTCTGTGGACAGGGGCAGAGATTGCTGTGGAGATGGGGCACAGTGGAGAGCGCCCTGA
- the ANKS3 gene encoding ankyrin repeat and SAM domain-containing protein 3 isoform X1, producing the protein MSELSDEASESELLSRSLSMWHGVGQMICWEELDVPLDLHTASSVGQCEVVQECIQRGDLDLNKRNCGGWTPLMYASYIGHDNIVHLLLEAGVNVNIPTPEGQTPLMLASSCGNESVAYFLLQQGAELEMKDIHGWTALFHCTSAGHQQMVKFLLDNGANANCKEPVYGYTPLMEAAASGHEIIVQYLLNHGVKADVRDNTGATARTLAMKYGHTKIVGLIDLHAAPVPKVFCRGPGKYEELSSSDESCSAPQRQRPVRRTKGPSIHDGPQALAKITAVGIGGKKQSRCEQVPPQGYVTFNDDGSCEAENIRNRDVTSPINEQDVESSSSREDNVFFANNLAAGSSSSSECLTKALGVSSEGSLESNEDSDHANSPPSRKQAKSLKIKNRYSNSDSQWTHCPGKPGSSSQHLLLPEPPSYTGPQDLATFLEQIGCLKYLQVFEEQDVDLRIFLTLTESDLKEIGITLFGPKRKMTSAIARWHSNARPPSDALELAYADRLEAEMQELAIQLHKRCEEVEVMKGQVCQEQKLRAVAESCLMERDETWNAIQCQLREAQAITKDAGVLLDQIKCCQAELSSRLTQEQAVGRVLDKEVQLGTGESRQPGEHLVLEGWPPSLKSLSLPELSAVLEECVGEMGKALQTVTQNLQRLQPPGQSGQNWLNP; encoded by the exons ATGTCGGAGCTGAGTGATGAAGCTAGTGAGTCAGAGCTGCTGAGCCGCAGTCTTTCCATGTGGCATGGGGTTGGCCAGATGATCTGTTGGGAAGAGCTGGATGTCCCCCTGGACTTGCACACAGCCTCCTCTGTCGGCCAGTGTGAAGTGGTGCAGGAGTGTATTCAGCG tGGAGATCTGGATCTAAATAAGAGGAATTGTGGTGGCTGGACTCCACTGATGTATGCCTCCTATATTGGCCATGACAACATTGTGcatctgctgctggaagcaggagTGAACGTGAACATCCCAACACCAGAAGGGCAGACACCGCTTATGCTTGCCTCCAGCTGTGGAAATGAAAGTGTTGCTTACTTTCTTCTACAG CAAGGTGCAGAGCTGGAGATGAAGGATATCCATGGCTGGACTGCTTTATTTCACTGTACCAGCGCTGGACATCAGCAGATGGTCAAGTTCTTACTGGACAATGGGGCAAATGCCAACTGCAA GGAGCCAGTGTATGGATATACACCTCTGATggaagcagctgcttctggcCATGAGATAATTGTTCAGTACCTTCTCAATCAT GGAGTGAAGGCAGATGTCAGAGATAACACTGGAGCCACAGCACGAACACTGGCCATGAAGTACGGACATACAAAGATTGTGGGGTTGATAGATTTACACGCAGCCCCAGTGCCCAAGGTCTTCTGTAGGGGTCCAG GAAAATATGAAGAGCTGAGTTCCTCAGATGAATCGTGCTCTGCTCCCCAGAGACAGAGACCTGTTCGTCGGACCAAGGGCCCCAGCATCCATGATGGGCCCCAGGCTTTGGCTAAGATAACAGCAGTAGGAATTGGGGGAAAGAAGCAGTCTCGCTGTG AGCAGGTCCCTCCTCAGGGCTACGTCACCTTCAATGATGATGGCAGCTGTGAAGCAGAGAATATCCGGAACAGGGATGTTACCTCTCCAATTAACGAGCAGGAtgtggagagcagcagcagcaggg AGGATAATGTGTTCTTTGCCAACAACTTAGCagccggcagcagcagcagcagtgaatgcCTGACCAAAGCCCTGGGAGTCAGCAGTGAAGGCTCCTTGGAAAGCAATGAG gaCTCTGACCATGCAAACAGTCCCCCTAGTCGGAAACAAGCCAAGAGCTTGAAGATCAAGAACCGCTACAGCAACAGTGATAGCCAGTGGACCCACTGCCCGGGGAAACCTGGGAGCTCTAGTCAGCACCTACTCCTTCCTGAGCCTCCTTCCTATACAGGGCCCCAG GACCTGGCAACATTCCTTGAACAGATCGGGTGCCTGAAGTATCTGCAAGTGTTTGAGGAGCAAGATGTTGACCTTCGGATCTTCCTGACACTCACAGAGAGTGACCTGAAAGAAATAGGCATCAC CCTGTTTGGCCCAAAAAGGAAGATGACTTCCGCCATTGCGCGGTGGCACAGCAATGCTCGGCCGCCCAGTGATGCCCTGGAGCTGGCCTACGCGGATCGCCTGGAGGCAGAGATGCAGGAACTGGCCATTCAGCTGCACAAG aggTGTGAAGAGGTGGAGGTAATGAAGGGCCAGGTGTGCCAGGAGCAGAAGCTGCGTGCAGTGGCTGAGAGTTGTTTGATGGAGCGGGATGAGACCTGGAATGCCATCCAGTGTCAGCTCAGAGAGGCTCAGGCTATCACCAAGGATGCTGGAGTCCTGCTGGATCAGATCAA ATGCTGTCAAGCAGAGCTGTCCTCCCGGCTAAcccaggagcaggcagtgggCAGAGTGCTGGACAAAGAGGTGCAGCTGGGAACTGGTGAAAGCAGGCAGCCTGGTGAGCACCTGG
- the ANKS3 gene encoding ankyrin repeat and SAM domain-containing protein 3 isoform X2 has product MSELSDEASESELLSRSLSMWHGVGQMICWEELDVPLDLHTASSVGQCEVVQECIQRGDLDLNKRNCGGWTPLMYASYIGHDNIVHLLLEAGVNVNIPTPEGQTPLMLASSCGNESVAYFLLQQGAELEMKDIHGWTALFHCTSAGHQQMVKFLLDNGANANCKEPVYGYTPLMEAAASGHEIIVQYLLNHGVKADVRDNTGATARTLAMKYGHTKIVGLIDLHAAPVPKVFCRGPGKYEELSSSDESCSAPQRQRPVRRTKGPSIHDGPQALAKITAVGIGGKKQSRCEQVPPQGYVTFNDDGSCEAENIRNRDVTSPINEQDVESSSSREDNVFFANNLAAGSSSSSECLTKALGVSSEGSLESNEDSDHANSPPSRKQAKSLKIKNRYSNSDSQWTHCPGKPGSSSQHLLLPEPPSYTGPQDLATFLEQIGCLKYLQVFEEQDVDLRIFLTLTESDLKEIGITLFGPKRKMTSAIARWHSNARPPSDALELAYADRLEAEMQELAIQLHKRCEEVEVMKGQVCQEQKLRAVAESCLMERDETWNAIQCQLREAQAITKDAGVLLDQIKCCQAELSSRLTQEQAVGRVLDKEVQLGTGESRQPVLEGWPPSLKSLSLPELSAVLEECVGEMGKALQTVTQNLQRLQPPGQSGQNWLNP; this is encoded by the exons ATGTCGGAGCTGAGTGATGAAGCTAGTGAGTCAGAGCTGCTGAGCCGCAGTCTTTCCATGTGGCATGGGGTTGGCCAGATGATCTGTTGGGAAGAGCTGGATGTCCCCCTGGACTTGCACACAGCCTCCTCTGTCGGCCAGTGTGAAGTGGTGCAGGAGTGTATTCAGCG tGGAGATCTGGATCTAAATAAGAGGAATTGTGGTGGCTGGACTCCACTGATGTATGCCTCCTATATTGGCCATGACAACATTGTGcatctgctgctggaagcaggagTGAACGTGAACATCCCAACACCAGAAGGGCAGACACCGCTTATGCTTGCCTCCAGCTGTGGAAATGAAAGTGTTGCTTACTTTCTTCTACAG CAAGGTGCAGAGCTGGAGATGAAGGATATCCATGGCTGGACTGCTTTATTTCACTGTACCAGCGCTGGACATCAGCAGATGGTCAAGTTCTTACTGGACAATGGGGCAAATGCCAACTGCAA GGAGCCAGTGTATGGATATACACCTCTGATggaagcagctgcttctggcCATGAGATAATTGTTCAGTACCTTCTCAATCAT GGAGTGAAGGCAGATGTCAGAGATAACACTGGAGCCACAGCACGAACACTGGCCATGAAGTACGGACATACAAAGATTGTGGGGTTGATAGATTTACACGCAGCCCCAGTGCCCAAGGTCTTCTGTAGGGGTCCAG GAAAATATGAAGAGCTGAGTTCCTCAGATGAATCGTGCTCTGCTCCCCAGAGACAGAGACCTGTTCGTCGGACCAAGGGCCCCAGCATCCATGATGGGCCCCAGGCTTTGGCTAAGATAACAGCAGTAGGAATTGGGGGAAAGAAGCAGTCTCGCTGTG AGCAGGTCCCTCCTCAGGGCTACGTCACCTTCAATGATGATGGCAGCTGTGAAGCAGAGAATATCCGGAACAGGGATGTTACCTCTCCAATTAACGAGCAGGAtgtggagagcagcagcagcaggg AGGATAATGTGTTCTTTGCCAACAACTTAGCagccggcagcagcagcagcagtgaatgcCTGACCAAAGCCCTGGGAGTCAGCAGTGAAGGCTCCTTGGAAAGCAATGAG gaCTCTGACCATGCAAACAGTCCCCCTAGTCGGAAACAAGCCAAGAGCTTGAAGATCAAGAACCGCTACAGCAACAGTGATAGCCAGTGGACCCACTGCCCGGGGAAACCTGGGAGCTCTAGTCAGCACCTACTCCTTCCTGAGCCTCCTTCCTATACAGGGCCCCAG GACCTGGCAACATTCCTTGAACAGATCGGGTGCCTGAAGTATCTGCAAGTGTTTGAGGAGCAAGATGTTGACCTTCGGATCTTCCTGACACTCACAGAGAGTGACCTGAAAGAAATAGGCATCAC CCTGTTTGGCCCAAAAAGGAAGATGACTTCCGCCATTGCGCGGTGGCACAGCAATGCTCGGCCGCCCAGTGATGCCCTGGAGCTGGCCTACGCGGATCGCCTGGAGGCAGAGATGCAGGAACTGGCCATTCAGCTGCACAAG aggTGTGAAGAGGTGGAGGTAATGAAGGGCCAGGTGTGCCAGGAGCAGAAGCTGCGTGCAGTGGCTGAGAGTTGTTTGATGGAGCGGGATGAGACCTGGAATGCCATCCAGTGTCAGCTCAGAGAGGCTCAGGCTATCACCAAGGATGCTGGAGTCCTGCTGGATCAGATCAA ATGCTGTCAAGCAGAGCTGTCCTCCCGGCTAAcccaggagcaggcagtgggCAGAGTGCTGGACAAAGAGGTGCAGCTGGGAACTGGTGAAAGCAGGCAGCCTG
- the ANKS3 gene encoding ankyrin repeat and SAM domain-containing protein 3 isoform X3, translating to MYASYIGHDNIVHLLLEAGVNVNIPTPEGQTPLMLASSCGNESVAYFLLQQGAELEMKDIHGWTALFHCTSAGHQQMVKFLLDNGANANCKEPVYGYTPLMEAAASGHEIIVQYLLNHGVKADVRDNTGATARTLAMKYGHTKIVGLIDLHAAPVPKVFCRGPGKYEELSSSDESCSAPQRQRPVRRTKGPSIHDGPQALAKITAVGIGGKKQSRCEQVPPQGYVTFNDDGSCEAENIRNRDVTSPINEQDVESSSSREDNVFFANNLAAGSSSSSECLTKALGVSSEGSLESNEDSDHANSPPSRKQAKSLKIKNRYSNSDSQWTHCPGKPGSSSQHLLLPEPPSYTGPQDLATFLEQIGCLKYLQVFEEQDVDLRIFLTLTESDLKEIGITLFGPKRKMTSAIARWHSNARPPSDALELAYADRLEAEMQELAIQLHKRCEEVEVMKGQVCQEQKLRAVAESCLMERDETWNAIQCQLREAQAITKDAGVLLDQIKCCQAELSSRLTQEQAVGRVLDKEVQLGTGESRQPGEHLVLEGWPPSLKSLSLPELSAVLEECVGEMGKALQTVTQNLQRLQPPGQSGQNWLNP from the exons ATGTATGCCTCCTATATTGGCCATGACAACATTGTGcatctgctgctggaagcaggagTGAACGTGAACATCCCAACACCAGAAGGGCAGACACCGCTTATGCTTGCCTCCAGCTGTGGAAATGAAAGTGTTGCTTACTTTCTTCTACAG CAAGGTGCAGAGCTGGAGATGAAGGATATCCATGGCTGGACTGCTTTATTTCACTGTACCAGCGCTGGACATCAGCAGATGGTCAAGTTCTTACTGGACAATGGGGCAAATGCCAACTGCAA GGAGCCAGTGTATGGATATACACCTCTGATggaagcagctgcttctggcCATGAGATAATTGTTCAGTACCTTCTCAATCAT GGAGTGAAGGCAGATGTCAGAGATAACACTGGAGCCACAGCACGAACACTGGCCATGAAGTACGGACATACAAAGATTGTGGGGTTGATAGATTTACACGCAGCCCCAGTGCCCAAGGTCTTCTGTAGGGGTCCAG GAAAATATGAAGAGCTGAGTTCCTCAGATGAATCGTGCTCTGCTCCCCAGAGACAGAGACCTGTTCGTCGGACCAAGGGCCCCAGCATCCATGATGGGCCCCAGGCTTTGGCTAAGATAACAGCAGTAGGAATTGGGGGAAAGAAGCAGTCTCGCTGTG AGCAGGTCCCTCCTCAGGGCTACGTCACCTTCAATGATGATGGCAGCTGTGAAGCAGAGAATATCCGGAACAGGGATGTTACCTCTCCAATTAACGAGCAGGAtgtggagagcagcagcagcaggg AGGATAATGTGTTCTTTGCCAACAACTTAGCagccggcagcagcagcagcagtgaatgcCTGACCAAAGCCCTGGGAGTCAGCAGTGAAGGCTCCTTGGAAAGCAATGAG gaCTCTGACCATGCAAACAGTCCCCCTAGTCGGAAACAAGCCAAGAGCTTGAAGATCAAGAACCGCTACAGCAACAGTGATAGCCAGTGGACCCACTGCCCGGGGAAACCTGGGAGCTCTAGTCAGCACCTACTCCTTCCTGAGCCTCCTTCCTATACAGGGCCCCAG GACCTGGCAACATTCCTTGAACAGATCGGGTGCCTGAAGTATCTGCAAGTGTTTGAGGAGCAAGATGTTGACCTTCGGATCTTCCTGACACTCACAGAGAGTGACCTGAAAGAAATAGGCATCAC CCTGTTTGGCCCAAAAAGGAAGATGACTTCCGCCATTGCGCGGTGGCACAGCAATGCTCGGCCGCCCAGTGATGCCCTGGAGCTGGCCTACGCGGATCGCCTGGAGGCAGAGATGCAGGAACTGGCCATTCAGCTGCACAAG aggTGTGAAGAGGTGGAGGTAATGAAGGGCCAGGTGTGCCAGGAGCAGAAGCTGCGTGCAGTGGCTGAGAGTTGTTTGATGGAGCGGGATGAGACCTGGAATGCCATCCAGTGTCAGCTCAGAGAGGCTCAGGCTATCACCAAGGATGCTGGAGTCCTGCTGGATCAGATCAA ATGCTGTCAAGCAGAGCTGTCCTCCCGGCTAAcccaggagcaggcagtgggCAGAGTGCTGGACAAAGAGGTGCAGCTGGGAACTGGTGAAAGCAGGCAGCCTGGTGAGCACCTGG